A portion of the Natronococcus sp. AD-5 genome contains these proteins:
- a CDS encoding FAD-dependent oxidoreductase: protein MAEFTRGGDLPGEPTSVWLASTRDDDPDPEPLETDRTVDVAVIGAGIAGLSTAINLRERGQTVAVLERDRVATGVTGKTTAKLTSQHGTIYDHLRREFGRRKASQYASVQEASIDEVERRIDDLGIDCGFERQPSYLYGDESDKIERETDAARAAGLEASYVTSVPPFERAAAAVRFDDQAWFHPRKYLLAIADELRGDDGADLYEGTRVTDLEPGTPCRVRTETATVTANRVVLATGFPILDRAGYFARMHPKRSYVLGIRLDGAPPEGMYYRTGDNYRSVRTHRDEEGELLLVGGENHKTGQGGSTADRYRRLARWARERFPVDEIAYRWSTQDYRPVDKVPFIGRAGTGTENVYVATGFRGWGMTNGTAAGRLLAAEIDGERPAALDLFDPLRLTPKASFGKTVTENADAASEFTTDWARALLTPDRSSLEPGEGKIVREGGKPIACARDADGAVHAVSAVCTHMYCLVEWNDAEESWDCPCHGSRFGPDGEVLEGPANENLPARESRER from the coding sequence ATGGCCGAGTTCACCCGCGGCGGCGACCTCCCCGGCGAACCGACCTCCGTCTGGCTCGCGAGCACGCGCGACGACGACCCCGACCCGGAACCGCTCGAGACCGACCGCACCGTCGACGTCGCCGTCATCGGGGCGGGTATCGCCGGGCTCTCGACGGCGATCAACCTGCGCGAGCGGGGACAGACGGTCGCGGTGCTCGAGCGCGACCGCGTCGCGACGGGCGTGACGGGGAAGACGACGGCGAAGCTGACCAGCCAGCACGGGACGATCTACGACCACCTGCGCCGGGAGTTCGGCCGCCGGAAGGCGAGCCAGTACGCCTCGGTCCAGGAGGCGTCGATCGACGAGGTCGAGCGCCGGATCGACGACCTCGGAATCGACTGCGGGTTCGAGCGCCAGCCGTCGTACCTCTACGGCGACGAGTCGGACAAGATCGAACGCGAGACCGACGCCGCCCGCGCCGCGGGACTCGAGGCGAGTTACGTCACGTCGGTGCCGCCGTTCGAGCGCGCGGCGGCCGCCGTCCGCTTCGACGACCAGGCGTGGTTCCACCCGCGGAAGTACCTGCTCGCGATCGCGGACGAACTCCGGGGGGACGACGGGGCCGACCTCTACGAGGGAACGCGCGTCACCGATCTCGAGCCCGGAACGCCCTGTCGCGTCCGGACGGAGACGGCGACGGTGACGGCGAATCGGGTCGTGCTCGCGACCGGGTTCCCGATCCTCGATCGGGCGGGCTACTTCGCCCGGATGCACCCGAAGCGCTCGTACGTTCTCGGCATCCGCCTCGACGGCGCGCCGCCGGAGGGGATGTACTACCGAACCGGCGACAACTACCGCTCCGTCCGGACCCACCGCGACGAAGAGGGGGAACTCCTGCTGGTCGGCGGCGAGAATCACAAGACGGGACAGGGCGGATCGACCGCGGATCGATACCGTCGACTCGCTCGCTGGGCCCGCGAGCGGTTCCCCGTCGACGAAATCGCGTACCGGTGGTCGACGCAAGACTACAGGCCGGTCGACAAGGTCCCCTTCATCGGGCGGGCCGGCACCGGAACCGAAAACGTCTACGTCGCCACCGGTTTCCGCGGCTGGGGGATGACCAACGGCACCGCCGCGGGTCGCCTCCTCGCTGCAGAAATCGACGGCGAGCGCCCCGCCGCGCTCGACCTCTTCGATCCGCTCCGGCTGACGCCGAAGGCGTCGTTCGGCAAGACCGTCACCGAGAACGCCGACGCCGCGAGCGAGTTCACCACGGACTGGGCCCGGGCACTGCTCACCCCCGACCGCTCGAGCCTCGAACCCGGCGAGGGGAAGATCGTCCGCGAGGGCGGGAAGCCGATCGCCTGCGCCCGCGACGCGGACGGCGCCGTCCACGCCGTCTCGGCCGTCTGCACCCACATGTACTGTCTCGTCGAGTGGAACGACGCCGAGGAGAGCTGGGACTGTCCCTGCCACGGCTCCCGGTTCGGCCCCGACGGCGAGGTGCTCGAGGGGCCGGCCAACGAGAACCTGCCGGCTCGAGAGTCTCGAGAGCGGTGA
- a CDS encoding glycerophosphodiester phosphodiesterase: MVSPAVIAHRGYAGVAPENTVAAAVAAADRDGTAMLEIDVQPAACGAPVVFHDERLEGTRDGRPITDSEGLIWETPLEDLESTRVLGTEESIPTLETLLEAVPETVGVNVELKNPGTTNLRFAESLPARARESRREVWDPFVERVVDGCDAFDGEILFSSFCEGALAAARDVAPDYAAGALVWDDLEAGLEIGRRYDCEAIHPPRNAIAGTPLETEPYYGLPADEPALDVVEVAHDEGRTVNVWTIDTWTQFDQLAAAGVDGIIADYPGVATSAAGR; the protein is encoded by the coding sequence ATGGTCAGCCCCGCCGTCATCGCACACCGCGGCTACGCCGGCGTCGCTCCCGAGAACACCGTCGCTGCTGCCGTCGCCGCGGCCGACCGCGACGGAACCGCGATGCTCGAGATCGACGTCCAGCCCGCGGCCTGCGGCGCGCCGGTCGTCTTTCACGACGAGCGACTCGAAGGTACCCGCGACGGCCGACCGATCACCGATTCCGAGGGACTAATCTGGGAGACCCCGCTCGAGGACCTCGAGTCGACGCGCGTGCTCGGCACCGAGGAGTCGATCCCGACGCTCGAAACGCTGCTCGAGGCGGTCCCCGAGACGGTCGGCGTCAACGTCGAACTGAAGAATCCGGGGACGACGAACCTGCGGTTCGCCGAGTCCCTGCCGGCGAGAGCGCGGGAGTCGCGCCGCGAGGTGTGGGACCCGTTCGTCGAGCGCGTCGTCGACGGCTGCGACGCGTTCGACGGCGAGATCCTCTTCTCGTCGTTCTGCGAGGGCGCGCTCGCCGCCGCCCGCGACGTCGCGCCCGACTACGCCGCCGGCGCGCTCGTCTGGGACGACCTCGAGGCGGGTCTCGAGATCGGCCGCCGGTACGACTGCGAGGCGATCCACCCGCCGCGAAACGCGATCGCCGGCACGCCGCTCGAGACGGAGCCGTACTACGGCCTCCCGGCGGACGAACCGGCTCTCGACGTCGTCGAGGTAGCCCACGACGAGGGTCGGACCGTCAACGTCTGGACGATCGACACCTGGACCCAGTTCGACCAACTCGCCGCGGCGGGCGTCGACGGGATCATCGCGGACTATCCGGGAGTCGCGACGAGCGCGGCCGGTCGGTGA
- a CDS encoding PAS domain S-box protein yields MSERAAASGMAFWGDADDIEARERYQTLVNAIDDGICQLDDEGRFVAVNDVIVEMTGYAGEELLGERISAFLDGGGSTLEREIERLRAEPDERSELLELALRTADGERTPCEVRVSQLESDDTVRGAVGIVRDITERKRRERRTRFLDRLGRTLQPLTDPDEVVATTDRLLGEQLGVDRCVYAEVADDEDRARIADCAPDDAESIVDRRVISDFGDEVLELMRENRAYVVDDVDTDERITEADREAYDRAGIRSLICVPLHEDGAFTAVVIVHQETPRDWRSREVDLVKAATERCREALQRARTMRELRERQQHLNALVETTPECIKTVAADGTLLQMNPAGLDMVEAGSASSVIGESVYGLIAPEHREKFRAFNERICQGERDTLEFDIIGLEGTRRHMETHAAPLHSPDGTISQVALTRDVTEQVEREQQLEETVRKLEESNERLEQFAYAASHDLQEPLRMVSSYLRLIERRYADELDEEGQEFIDFAVDGADRMRNMIDALLEYSRVETRGDPLEPLELDAVLADVRDDLQVRIEETGAEITADSLPRVEGDEEQLRRVFQNLLDNAIEYSGDEPPRMDVSAERDGAEWIVSVSDDGIGIDPDDADRVFEVFQSLHTSDEHAGTGIGLALCERIVERHDGEIWVGAEPGDGATFSFTLPAASDRER; encoded by the coding sequence ATGAGTGAACGGGCCGCGGCCTCCGGGATGGCGTTCTGGGGAGACGCGGACGACATAGAGGCCCGCGAACGCTATCAAACGCTCGTGAACGCGATCGACGACGGGATCTGCCAACTCGACGACGAGGGACGCTTCGTCGCGGTCAATGACGTCATCGTCGAGATGACGGGGTACGCGGGCGAGGAACTACTCGGCGAACGCATCTCCGCGTTTCTCGACGGCGGGGGTTCGACCCTCGAACGCGAAATCGAACGACTTCGCGCCGAGCCCGACGAGCGAAGCGAACTGCTCGAACTCGCCCTGCGGACTGCCGATGGGGAGCGGACCCCCTGCGAAGTGCGGGTGAGCCAGCTCGAATCGGACGACACCGTCCGGGGAGCCGTCGGAATCGTTCGCGATATCACCGAGCGCAAGCGGCGGGAGCGACGGACGCGCTTCCTCGATCGACTGGGCCGGACGTTACAGCCGCTGACGGATCCGGACGAGGTCGTAGCGACCACCGATCGGCTGCTGGGCGAGCAACTCGGCGTCGACCGGTGCGTCTACGCCGAGGTAGCGGACGACGAGGATCGCGCCCGCATCGCCGACTGCGCCCCGGATGACGCCGAGAGCATCGTGGACCGGCGTGTCATCTCCGATTTCGGCGACGAGGTGCTCGAGCTGATGCGCGAAAACCGGGCCTACGTCGTCGACGACGTCGATACGGACGAGCGCATCACCGAGGCCGACCGCGAAGCCTACGACCGGGCAGGAATCCGGAGCCTCATCTGCGTGCCGCTGCACGAGGACGGGGCGTTCACGGCCGTCGTGATCGTTCATCAGGAGACGCCCCGGGACTGGCGGTCCCGCGAGGTCGACCTGGTGAAGGCCGCGACCGAGCGCTGTCGGGAAGCACTCCAGCGAGCGCGGACGATGCGCGAGCTGCGCGAGCGCCAGCAGCATCTGAACGCGCTCGTCGAAACCACGCCCGAATGCATCAAGACCGTCGCCGCCGACGGCACCCTCCTCCAGATGAACCCCGCCGGACTGGACATGGTGGAAGCCGGCTCGGCTTCGAGCGTGATCGGCGAATCCGTTTACGGCCTGATCGCCCCCGAGCACCGCGAGAAGTTCCGCGCGTTCAACGAGCGGATCTGTCAGGGTGAACGCGATACGTTGGAGTTCGACATCATCGGTCTGGAGGGCACGCGCCGGCACATGGAAACGCACGCGGCTCCGCTACACAGCCCCGACGGAACGATCTCCCAGGTGGCGCTGACGCGCGACGTCACCGAACAGGTCGAGCGGGAACAGCAGCTCGAGGAGACGGTACGGAAACTCGAGGAGTCCAACGAGCGCCTGGAACAGTTCGCGTACGCCGCCTCACACGACCTCCAGGAACCGCTCCGGATGGTCTCGAGCTACCTCAGACTGATCGAGCGACGGTACGCGGACGAACTCGACGAGGAGGGTCAGGAGTTCATCGACTTCGCGGTCGACGGCGCCGACCGCATGCGAAATATGATCGACGCGCTGCTCGAGTACTCTCGAGTGGAGACGCGGGGAGACCCGCTCGAGCCGCTCGAGCTGGACGCCGTTCTCGCGGACGTCCGCGACGATCTCCAGGTTCGAATCGAGGAGACCGGCGCCGAGATCACCGCCGACTCGCTGCCCCGCGTGGAAGGCGACGAGGAGCAGCTGCGCCGAGTGTTCCAGAACCTGCTGGACAACGCGATCGAGTACAGCGGCGACGAACCGCCCCGGATGGACGTCTCGGCCGAGCGAGACGGCGCCGAGTGGATCGTCTCGGTCAGCGACGATGGGATCGGGATCGACCCGGACGACGCCGATCGCGTCTTCGAGGTCTTCCAGAGCCTGCACACCTCCGACGAGCACGCGGGAACGGGGATCGGGCTCGCGCTCTGCGAGCGCATCGTCGAGCGCCACGACGGCGAGATCTGGGTCGGCGCCGAACCCGGAGACGGCGCGACGTTCTCGTTTACGCTGCCTGCAGCGAGCGATCGCGAGCGGTGA
- the npdG gene encoding NADPH-dependent F420 reductase — translation MRIALLGGTGDIGQGLALRFARDTDHEILIGSRDPEKARDAVERYEAELEERGADANVKGFVNEMAADRADVVVLSVPPYYAGDTVEAVDDVLDEETILVTPAVGMQGDEDGLHYHPPSAGSVTQLVAQRAPDEVPVVGAFHNLAADALSDLDTELELDTLVVGDDGDAKRTVLNLANEIEGLRALDVGPLANAAEVESVTPLVINIARYNEDLHDVGVQFR, via the coding sequence ATGCGAATCGCACTACTCGGCGGAACCGGAGATATCGGACAGGGACTCGCGCTGCGCTTCGCGCGCGACACGGACCACGAGATCCTCATCGGCTCTCGAGACCCCGAGAAGGCCCGCGACGCGGTCGAGCGGTACGAGGCGGAACTCGAGGAGCGCGGCGCAGACGCGAACGTCAAGGGCTTCGTCAACGAGATGGCGGCCGACCGCGCCGACGTGGTGGTCCTCTCCGTCCCGCCGTACTACGCGGGTGACACGGTCGAAGCGGTCGACGACGTCCTCGACGAGGAGACGATCCTCGTCACCCCCGCCGTCGGGATGCAGGGCGACGAGGACGGCCTGCACTACCACCCGCCGAGCGCCGGCAGCGTCACCCAGCTGGTCGCCCAGCGCGCGCCTGACGAGGTTCCGGTCGTCGGCGCCTTCCACAACCTCGCCGCGGACGCCCTGTCGGATCTGGATACCGAACTCGAGCTGGACACGCTCGTCGTCGGCGACGACGGGGACGCCAAGCGGACGGTACTGAACCTCGCGAACGAAATCGAGGGGCTTCGCGCGCTCGACGTCGGACCGCTCGCCAACGCCGCCGAGGTCGAGAGCGTGACGCCGCTGGTCATCAACATCGCCCGATACAACGAGGACTTGCACGACGTCGGCGTACAGTTCCGCTGA
- a CDS encoding response regulator, which translates to MSDGAGEYPAALEILLVEDNPGDVRLTKEALRTTSIEHDFHVVTDGAEALDFLHRRDEYADAPRPDIILLDFKLPRLNGDEVAAEIDGTKELRKIPLVVLTGHPAQDDVLGIDELPVDAALTKPVDSEEFLETVRSFEQL; encoded by the coding sequence ATGTCGGATGGTGCCGGTGAGTATCCCGCAGCGTTAGAGATCCTGCTCGTCGAAGATAACCCCGGGGACGTACGGCTGACGAAGGAGGCGCTGCGAACCACTTCGATCGAACACGATTTCCACGTCGTCACCGACGGCGCCGAAGCGCTCGACTTTCTCCACCGCCGAGACGAGTACGCCGACGCGCCCCGTCCGGACATCATCCTCCTCGATTTCAAACTGCCGCGGCTGAACGGGGACGAAGTCGCGGCCGAGATCGACGGCACGAAAGAGCTCCGGAAGATCCCCCTCGTCGTGCTGACCGGCCACCCCGCACAGGACGACGTCCTCGGGATCGACGAGCTTCCGGTCGACGCTGCGCTCACGAAGCCGGTCGACTCCGAGGAGTTTCTCGAGACGGTTCGTTCGTTCGAACAGCTCTGA
- a CDS encoding helix-turn-helix domain-containing protein, protein MLIAEFRINSPLFRAALERTPGVTISVEEHYVAPEGIRMLLWAAGASGEQFRTALEADPTVADLKRLAEAPSRTMYRITTSDEGEASTTYREWFDLDIIPVDITATVEGWTGRLRFPNREALAQYRAALRNRGLKFHLQSLYRETGHANGTTASLTPNQREALITAYESGYFDVPRGASQPDVAAQLDIASQSVSERLRRGTKTLVETTLLDE, encoded by the coding sequence ATGTTAATTGCGGAGTTCCGGATCAACTCGCCGCTCTTCCGGGCGGCCCTCGAGCGAACGCCCGGGGTGACGATCTCCGTCGAGGAACACTACGTCGCTCCCGAGGGCATCCGCATGCTGCTCTGGGCGGCGGGGGCGAGCGGCGAGCAGTTTCGGACGGCACTCGAGGCGGATCCGACGGTCGCCGATCTGAAACGGCTCGCGGAGGCGCCGTCGCGCACCATGTACCGGATCACGACCTCCGACGAGGGTGAGGCGAGCACGACGTACCGGGAGTGGTTCGATCTCGACATCATCCCGGTCGACATCACGGCCACGGTCGAGGGGTGGACGGGCCGACTTCGGTTTCCCAATCGCGAGGCCCTCGCGCAGTACCGAGCCGCGTTACGGAATCGCGGCCTCAAGTTCCACCTCCAGTCGCTGTACCGGGAGACGGGACACGCGAACGGGACGACCGCATCGCTGACGCCGAACCAGCGCGAGGCGCTGATCACGGCCTACGAGTCGGGGTACTTCGACGTTCCGCGGGGCGCCTCACAGCCCGACGTCGCCGCGCAGCTGGATATCGCGTCGCAGTCGGTCTCGGAACGCCTTCGACGGGGGACGAAGACTCTCGTCGAGACGACGTTACTCGACGAATAG
- the trxA gene encoding thioredoxin: MSVTLKDFYADWCGPCKTQDPILEELEEDWEGRFEVEKVNVDEQQNVANEYQVRSLPTLIIENDDGVVERFVGVTQREDLEEALEDAGA, translated from the coding sequence ATGTCCGTCACGCTCAAGGACTTCTACGCAGATTGGTGTGGCCCCTGTAAGACCCAGGACCCGATCCTCGAGGAACTCGAGGAGGACTGGGAGGGCCGCTTCGAAGTCGAGAAGGTAAACGTCGACGAACAACAGAACGTCGCGAACGAGTACCAGGTCCGCTCGCTGCCGACCCTCATCATCGAAAACGACGACGGCGTCGTCGAGCGCTTCGTCGGCGTCACCCAGCGCGAGGACCTCGAAGAGGCCCTCGAGGACGCGGGAGCGTAA
- a CDS encoding preprotein translocase subunit Sec61beta, whose amino-acid sequence MDKGQNTGGLMSSAGLIRYFDSEDSNAIRIDPKTVIATGVMLGVLVQLLTFVS is encoded by the coding sequence ATGGACAAAGGACAGAACACTGGCGGGCTGATGTCCAGTGCCGGGCTCATCCGGTACTTCGACTCGGAGGATTCGAACGCGATCAGAATCGACCCGAAGACGGTCATCGCGACGGGCGTCATGCTGGGCGTGCTCGTCCAACTGCTGACGTTCGTCTCGTAA
- the pdxT gene encoding pyridoxal 5'-phosphate synthase glutaminase subunit PdxT, which translates to MTLVAGVVAVQGDVEEHVDAIERAAHRHGREVTVREIRESGIVPDCDLLAMPGGESTTISRLVHGQGIADEIRDHVAAGKPLLATCAGLIVASSDANDDRVDELGLVDASIERNAFGRQKDSFEAPLEVAGLEEPFPAVFIRAPAIDDVGEADVLAGWDGRPVAVRDGPVVATAFHPELTPDSRIHGLAFFENDESIGPALEETT; encoded by the coding sequence ATGACGCTCGTCGCCGGCGTCGTCGCCGTTCAGGGCGACGTCGAAGAACACGTAGATGCCATCGAACGGGCAGCACACAGACACGGGCGGGAGGTTACCGTCCGCGAGATTCGCGAATCGGGGATCGTCCCCGACTGCGATCTGTTGGCGATGCCGGGCGGGGAATCGACGACCATCTCGCGGCTGGTTCACGGGCAGGGGATCGCCGACGAAATCCGTGACCACGTCGCCGCCGGGAAGCCCCTGCTCGCCACCTGCGCCGGGCTGATCGTCGCCTCGAGCGACGCGAACGACGACCGGGTCGACGAACTCGGCCTCGTCGACGCGAGCATCGAGCGCAACGCCTTCGGCCGCCAGAAGGACAGCTTCGAGGCCCCGCTCGAGGTCGCGGGCCTCGAGGAGCCGTTCCCGGCGGTGTTCATCCGCGCGCCGGCCATCGACGACGTCGGCGAGGCCGACGTCCTCGCGGGCTGGGACGGACGCCCCGTCGCGGTTCGGGACGGACCGGTCGTCGCCACCGCTTTCCACCCCGAGCTGACGCCCGACAGCCGCATCCACGGGTTGGCCTTCTTCGAAAACGACGAGTCGATCGGTCCGGCCCTCGAAGAGACGACGTAG
- a CDS encoding bifunctional nuclease family protein, with translation MNASIDAVRVAGTPQGPVPVVILAVEEEEDVVPIFIGFNEATSIARGLEAEDIGRPLTHDLLLDVMEELGSRIDRIVVNEIEQGADGRGGTYIADLHLQTPRGETVIDARPSDSLALAARTNASIEVTEDVFEDGRDDSEKFEHLESIRNVAGEL, from the coding sequence ATGAATGCATCTATCGACGCGGTCCGCGTCGCGGGGACCCCGCAAGGTCCGGTTCCGGTGGTCATTCTCGCCGTCGAGGAGGAGGAGGACGTCGTTCCCATCTTCATCGGGTTCAACGAGGCGACCAGCATCGCGCGGGGGCTCGAGGCCGAGGACATCGGTCGACCGCTGACCCACGACCTGCTGCTCGACGTGATGGAGGAACTCGGCAGCCGGATCGACCGCATCGTCGTCAACGAGATCGAACAGGGGGCGGACGGCCGGGGCGGCACCTACATCGCCGACCTCCACCTCCAGACGCCCCGCGGCGAGACGGTCATCGACGCGCGACCGAGCGACTCGCTCGCGCTCGCCGCCCGCACGAACGCCTCGATCGAGGTCACCGAAGACGTCTTCGAGGACGGCCGAGACGACAGCGAAAAGTTCGAGCACCTCGAATCCATCCGCAACGTCGCCGGTGAGTTGTAG
- the hisE gene encoding phosphoribosyl-ATP diphosphatase — protein sequence MEDTLEDLFAVIEDRKETLPEDSYTASLFTHEKGENAVLEKLGEETTELVLAAKDDDRDEIAYEAADIVYHLLVLLSMKDVDLEELEAELEARR from the coding sequence ATGGAAGACACGCTCGAAGACCTGTTCGCCGTCATCGAAGATCGCAAGGAAACGCTACCCGAGGACTCCTACACCGCGTCGCTGTTCACCCACGAGAAGGGGGAGAACGCGGTGCTCGAGAAACTCGGCGAGGAGACGACCGAACTCGTGCTCGCGGCGAAAGACGACGACCGCGACGAGATCGCCTACGAGGCCGCCGATATCGTCTACCACCTGCTGGTCCTGCTCTCGATGAAGGACGTAGACCTCGAGGAGCTGGAGGCCGAACTCGAAGCGCGGCGCTAG
- a CDS encoding four-helix bundle copper-binding protein has protein sequence MALEQLEHADEHMQECIDNCLEAAQVCEWCADACADEGEGMARCIRLCRDVADVASLHARFMARNSGYHEELGELCADLCEECAEECEQHDHDHCQACAEILPECAESCREMASG, from the coding sequence ATGGCACTCGAGCAACTCGAACACGCTGACGAGCACATGCAGGAGTGTATCGACAACTGCCTCGAAGCCGCGCAGGTCTGCGAGTGGTGTGCGGACGCCTGCGCCGACGAGGGCGAGGGGATGGCCCGCTGTATCCGACTCTGTCGGGACGTGGCGGACGTCGCCTCGCTGCACGCGCGGTTCATGGCTCGCAACTCGGGGTACCACGAGGAACTGGGCGAACTCTGCGCGGACCTCTGCGAGGAGTGCGCCGAGGAGTGCGAACAGCACGACCACGACCACTGCCAGGCCTGCGCGGAGATCCTTCCGGAGTGCGCCGAGAGCTGTCGCGAGATGGCGTCCGGCTGA
- a CDS encoding MEDS domain-containing protein has translation MSEMRETADDDVSALERGFEAPSGHSDFHEFRGPATQIEGYEYGTADHFGLVYETREEQFTAVVPYIEQGIERNERCMYIASDNTRAEVLEALRAGGIDVDAALETGQLSIHTVEETYLEGGEFEVDEGRTLLGSAMEDALAAYDGFRVTAEETWLIGDGGRHEAFMACESHVNDLLDGENAMALCQYNRDELSPEIIADAIRTHPYLIYDGTVCQNVFYTPTEEYFGPTVCPAITSASCRR, from the coding sequence ATGAGCGAAATGAGAGAAACCGCCGACGACGACGTATCGGCGCTCGAGCGGGGGTTCGAGGCCCCGAGCGGACACTCCGACTTCCACGAATTCCGGGGGCCCGCCACGCAGATCGAGGGCTACGAGTACGGAACGGCCGACCACTTCGGACTCGTCTACGAAACGCGAGAGGAACAGTTCACGGCGGTCGTGCCGTACATCGAGCAGGGAATCGAGCGCAACGAGCGGTGTATGTACATCGCCTCCGATAACACGCGAGCGGAGGTACTCGAGGCGTTGCGCGCCGGCGGTATCGACGTCGACGCCGCGCTCGAGACGGGCCAGCTCTCGATCCACACCGTCGAGGAGACCTACCTCGAGGGCGGCGAATTCGAGGTCGACGAGGGGCGGACGCTCCTCGGGAGCGCCATGGAGGACGCGCTCGCGGCGTACGACGGGTTCCGCGTGACCGCCGAGGAGACGTGGCTCATCGGCGACGGAGGGAGACACGAGGCGTTCATGGCGTGCGAATCGCACGTGAACGATCTCCTCGACGGCGAGAACGCGATGGCGCTCTGCCAGTACAACCGCGACGAACTCTCCCCGGAGATCATCGCGGACGCCATCCGGACTCACCCCTACCTCATCTACGACGGCACGGTCTGTCAGAACGTGTTCTACACCCCGACGGAGGAGTACTTCGGCCCGACCGTCTGTCCCGCGATAACGAGCGCAAGCTGCAGACGCTGA
- a CDS encoding sensor histidine kinase, which produces MGQWVSYEIERREHRQAQEELYEITADSDLSFDEKTERLLDLARERFSLDMGFFLEKEGDQFRVVKSRGVDLEDGVATLSACPNQYCKQTITLDAPLGVEDTAAAGWDDDPLYREHGLGCYIGTKITDGDGVYGSVCFADSTSREREFTDAEYAFLELIGQWLSYELERSNERLEESNERLEQFAYAASHDLQEPLRMVSSYLRLLENRYEGDLDAEGEEFLGFAVDGADRMREMIEGLLRYSRVEARGEPLEPVDLRDVFEGAREDLRVQIEETDATLSVEDLPRVRGDANQLRQVFQNLLSNAIKYSGDEPPRVHVSAERRGDKRVISVRDEGIGIAPDEQERIFDVFDRLHSREEYDGTGIGLALCERILERYGGEIRVDSEPGEGSTFSFTLQPPIESES; this is translated from the coding sequence ATGGGCCAGTGGGTCAGCTACGAGATCGAGCGGCGAGAGCACAGGCAGGCACAGGAGGAGCTGTACGAGATCACGGCCGACAGCGACCTCTCGTTCGACGAGAAGACCGAGCGATTGCTCGATCTGGCTCGCGAGCGGTTCAGCCTCGATATGGGGTTCTTCCTGGAGAAGGAGGGCGACCAGTTCCGAGTCGTCAAGAGCCGCGGGGTCGACCTGGAGGACGGCGTCGCGACGCTCTCGGCGTGTCCCAACCAGTACTGCAAGCAGACGATCACGCTCGACGCGCCCCTCGGCGTCGAAGACACCGCAGCCGCCGGCTGGGACGACGATCCGCTCTACCGGGAGCACGGCCTCGGCTGCTATATCGGCACGAAGATCACCGACGGGGACGGCGTCTACGGATCGGTGTGTTTCGCCGACAGCACCTCGAGAGAGCGGGAGTTCACCGACGCCGAGTACGCGTTCCTCGAGCTGATCGGGCAGTGGCTCAGCTACGAACTCGAGCGCTCCAACGAGCGCCTCGAGGAGTCGAACGAGCGCTTAGAGCAGTTCGCGTACGCGGCGTCACACGACCTGCAGGAACCGCTGCGGATGGTTTCGAGCTACCTGCGACTGCTCGAGAACCGGTACGAAGGCGACCTCGATGCGGAGGGCGAGGAGTTCCTCGGATTCGCCGTCGACGGCGCCGACCGGATGCGCGAGATGATCGAGGGGCTGCTCCGGTACTCGCGGGTCGAAGCGCGGGGCGAGCCCCTCGAGCCGGTCGACCTCCGCGACGTCTTCGAGGGCGCCCGCGAGGACCTCCGCGTCCAGATCGAGGAGACGGACGCGACCCTCTCCGTCGAGGACCTCCCGCGCGTTCGAGGCGACGCCAACCAGTTGCGCCAGGTCTTCCAGAACCTGCTCAGCAACGCGATCAAGTACAGCGGCGACGAGCCGCCGCGCGTTCACGTCAGCGCCGAGCGACGGGGCGATAAACGAGTCATTTCGGTTCGCGACGAGGGGATCGGCATCGCGCCGGACGAACAGGAGCGCATCTTCGACGTCTTCGATCGCCTCCACAGCCGCGAGGAGTACGACGGAACCGGCATCGGGCTCGCGCTGTGCGAGCGCATCCTCGAGCGCTACGGTGGCGAGATCCGGGTCGACTCCGAACCCGGCGAGGGGTCGACGTTCTCATTTACGCTACAGCCGCCGATCGAAAGCGAGTCGTAA